In Candidatus Promineifilum breve, one genomic interval encodes:
- the hisH gene encoding imidazole glycerol phosphate synthase subunit HisH codes for MSGQPITMIDYGGSNLRSVQKAFEAVGAAVVVTADPAAISRAAKLVLPGVGAFGAGMDALRARGLDAAVSDGVARGAWLLGICLGMQFLFDASEEMGQWPGLGLLPGRVVRFEQIAGASLKVPHMGWNEIESRAPHPLLANVAPDAHAYFVHSYVCVPDRPADVLATADYGGPFAAIVGRGRVYGLQFHPEKSQAAGLRILGNFAALEEDGDGLPYLPGD; via the coding sequence ATGAGCGGGCAGCCTATCACGATGATCGATTACGGCGGCAGCAATCTGCGCTCGGTGCAGAAGGCGTTTGAGGCGGTGGGCGCGGCCGTGGTGGTGACGGCCGACCCGGCCGCGATTAGCCGGGCCGCGAAGCTGGTGTTGCCCGGTGTGGGGGCCTTCGGCGCGGGCATGGACGCGCTGCGGGCGCGCGGCCTCGATGCGGCCGTCAGCGATGGCGTGGCGCGGGGGGCGTGGCTGCTGGGCATCTGCCTGGGGATGCAATTCCTGTTCGACGCGAGCGAAGAAATGGGGCAGTGGCCGGGGTTGGGCTTGCTGCCCGGTCGCGTCGTCCGCTTCGAGCAGATCGCCGGCGCGTCGCTGAAGGTGCCGCATATGGGCTGGAACGAGATCGAATCGCGCGCGCCCCATCCCCTGCTGGCGAATGTCGCCCCCGACGCGCACGCCTATTTTGTCCACTCCTACGTTTGCGTCCCCGACCGCCCGGCCGACGTGCTGGCGACGGCCGACTATGGCGGCCCATTCGCGGCCATCGTCGGCCGGGGGCGGGTCTATGGCCTGCAATTTCACCCGGAGAAGAGCCAGGCGGCCGGTTTGCGCATCCTGGGCAACTTCGCGGCACTGGAGGAAGATGGCGATGGCCTTCCATATCTACCCGGCGATTGA